One window from the genome of Amaranthus tricolor cultivar Red isolate AtriRed21 chromosome 9, ASM2621246v1, whole genome shotgun sequence encodes:
- the LOC130823842 gene encoding ethylene-responsive transcription factor ERF010-like yields METGSTKKRERVEKPYKGIRMRKWGKWVAEIREPNKRSRIWLGSYSTPVAAARAYDTAVYYLRGPSARLNFPELLMGECRLSDLSAASIRKKAIEVGARVDALETTFQRSNNNNNNLNNIKGSEPEDTEKSTGLCGWVVDVKPDLNKLPEDSDEWED; encoded by the coding sequence ATGGAAACAGGGTCAAcgaaaaagagagagagagtaGAGAAGCCATACAAAGGTATAAGGATGAGAAAGTGGGGTAAATGGGTCGCTGAGATTCGAGAACCTAATAAACGGTCTAGAATTTGGTTAGGTTCTTATTCAACCCCGGTAGCTGCCGCACGAGCGTACGATACGGCTGTGTATTATCTTCGTGGTCCATCCGCACGGCTTAATTTTCCGGAGTTACTCATGGGAGAGTGTAGATTAAGTGATTTATCCGCTGCTTCGATCCGAAAAAAGGCGATTGAAGTCGGAGCTAGGGTTGATGCTCTTGAAACTACTTTTCAAcgatccaataataataataacaacctcAACAATATTAAGGGATCCGAACCCGAAGATACTGAAAAGAGTACCGGGTTATGTGGCTGGGTTGTTGATGTAAAACCAGATTTGAATAAGTTACCAGAAGATTCAGATGAGTGGGAAGATTGA